The Dendropsophus ebraccatus isolate aDenEbr1 chromosome 3, aDenEbr1.pat, whole genome shotgun sequence genomic interval ATGCACCGGGCAGGTAGCACAGAAAGAATATAGCTGCGACTAATACAAGGAACCTCATTGCTCTCCCTACCTTTCCATTCGTATCAATGGTATTTTCCTTTAAGTGGAAAGCAATGCGGATGGTGCAGAATGAAATTGTCAGCAGGGACAGAGACGTCAGCGAAATAAAGAATACATCATGCCAGGCAATAGAGGATCGGGGGCATATACTAAAACTTTCACACTGTATTGCATTGTTCAGGTAGAAGAGGTGGGGTTGGGTTAGTACATAGGAGTGTAGGGTGAACATAGACACCCACAGAGTAATAGAGATGGCAGTGGCCTGCTTCACCGTGATAGTATTCGCTTTGTGAAATGGGAAAAGGATGCGACAATAGCGAGTAAGCGCAATGAGTGATAAGAAAACCATGCCGGCGGCTCTGGCAGCGGAAATGATGTAGAGCAATAGTCTGCATGGAATATCTCCGTAGATCCAGTTTTTCTTACGGATGTAATAATCCGCACGGAGCAGGACGCATAAAAGGACCACAAAGTCGGCCAAAGTCAGGCTGAGAATATAGAGAGAGTTAGGCTTTAATGGCTTCTTCTCCTGAAAAACCATCCAAAGTCCGAAAAAATTACCGACGACTCCAAAGATGAACTCcaagaggaggatgggaggaaggATAACGTCCAGGGAGGGTTCCTCCAGGATACAGCAGCTGCTATTCATGATGTAAGGGAAGTTATAGGAACATCAACCTTCTCCTAATGAGGAATCTGATGGAGACGGAGGGGGAAAAGCCGACCTTCCCACGAGAGACCTGGAAAAGCTGCAGCACTTACATCCCCGCTGAGGGTTTAGGATGTGTTGGCCATATAATGGCAATCTTAATCATCTCGTTCTGGTCTTCTTGCGTGCTGTGGTTAAATGCAGATTCTCGCTGATGTCAGACATGTCTGCTCATTTTGCATCTTTACAATAAGCAAAGAGAAGGAACCTCGTTCTGCCTTTTGGAATGTCATTTATTTACCTCAATAATGTAAATTATTACTGTTGTATTCGCACCTGTTGGATCTGTTGCAGCCAGCGTCCCATTAGCTACCCCATAGCGTGGCACCGCACCAATGGATTACCCAACATGGCTGCTTCTGAAAGGGTGATTTGGCTTTTGTCACCCTTCTTCGAATGaccatccctgtccaaattataaCGCTGAGGCCGGCAGTGAGAAAATAACACCAAACACGTGCGTTGGTATCGCTCCTCTCTCAGCAGGGTGCACCACTTTATTGCAAATACAGAGGGGTCTTATACAGTTTAGGGTGGGCTCAAAATGGACAAGAATACACATATTAACTTCTCATTGGCTGTAGTCCAGAGACAGGGCACAgttctttgcatattcatgacTTCCCAGCAATGGTCTGGTACTTCCATTTAGGGCCAAGGCTCCTTTCAATACATCCAGGATGGTATAGCTTGATTGACAAGAGGGTCTGTTGTCCAGCAGCATGGCAGAAACAGAAAACCttcacatgcagattccatatgctatatatatattgggccaAGACTGAAGTTAAGGAATAGCAATGCtttttgatatatatttatattattatataccttcACACTTCCAGCAAGATTTTGCCAggtgggaaaaaaaatgcaacatgCAACGTTTATGATTTGGACCTGGACACAGGATGGCAACAAAGCTTGATTGCCAGGCACATGTGAActcaaccttaaaggggaaccatcagcacgttagacaaatctaattgataatcattagaggggCTGGCCAGCTGTGGGGTTGTATCCTTGCCCCCCTGCAAAGTGTtgcgccccagtcactgattggttgagcgaccAATCACTCAGacgggtatgtgacgttgcagctggaataGTTGCAGGACaccggtgtaacgcctggagtagtggatccactggaccgtcaccagcgatggcactaacctcaccagggagcggagtctaaggggccgctggttttcaccagagcccgccgcaaggcgggatggacttgctgcggcaggcgacccccaggtcgctacccctggcttggttgctagtgacggcaggcgaggcgtggcaggagcagtaggcaggagatagtgcaggcagaggatagtatacgtgctcgcaggtggcggacaggactcaggaacaatgggaaggcagcgggcaaggactagggacaaggactgaagacaggaacaaggactaaggtcaggaacaacagggagctgggccaaacgctatgggaagcatatagaggctccaacacctggaagggggcagagctggaacttataggggagtgattgacatatggaccaattaggagcgcactggccctttaaatctgagacagccggcgcgcgcgcgccctaggaggcggggacgcgcgcgccggccggcacagacggagacaggagtggaggagaggtgaggcgcccccaggggccgaactagcagcagcgccgggtccctgcacaaggaccccggcggctgcatggggcaggaggaggtcgcggcggcggcccggaacacgggacgccgccgcggccgtgacaaccgGCGGCTGTCAACTGGACCTGAGAGTGGCGctgaggggacctaactaccatatggaggcacaaaggggTCCTATCATCTAAATAAAGGCACAGAAGGGAAATTATAGAGCAGCACATAGGGTCCGACTTTTTGGTGGCCCatagaggggacacagaggagacctattgGACTTTTGTGCTGGggcaaggaacctaaaatgtttctttgGCAGATTTTGAAGAGAAGAGTCATGGCTCTTGGGGGAAAAAAGTGATGGGTTCTGAtcaaagatgtcacctgtgagtcactggatatgtcACTGTTATCATTTATAAGTACACAATTTACAGAAAATGTACAGCACTGGTATTTACCAATATATGATCAATGTATAGGGGGTATTGTGTGTCAGTATACGATAGGATTTAATCTGGTTTAAAGTCTATATAAGCCTTTATAaacatctgtatacacacacacacacacacatatataaaggCAGAAAATTACTGAATGCAAGTAGGAGTTTTTTAGGCCAAAAAAAGCCAATGCGAAACCTAAGGGATGTATAGAGAATAGTATGAGTTAAACAAAAAATTTAGGACAAATATTGTGATTATGCCAGGACTGGTCCACTACATGTGTGGCCTGCTGCCATCGGAAAAACATCACCTAAACCATTTGTCTGTGTAATATTCCATGGTTCATCGTAGGAAGCCTTGTCATGTGTCCTGTCTGATTTTGTGTACCTAATCATATCATTATTGTGTCATCATTTATAAATGTGTTTGACCACGTTTCCAATAATGCTGCTATCAGCAGTTACTCGTAGGGACCTGTCTCTGATACATCTATGTATCTGTAAATTGTGGTTTCTTGCAAATACATTTGCATGCAGGTTTTTCAATGGAAATTTAAGGATGCAAAAAATACCTGAGGTTCTGCTGGTAATTTGAATTGTTTTCTGAAAACACAAGCTTATCATTTTCATTGCAAAGTCTTTACCTCATAACGTTGTTCTATCAGCAATTCAATACACAGtaaaaccttggattacgagcataatttgatCCGGGAACCTGAAACGTAGACAATTCGTTCCACAACtcaaaaataaggtaggtaaagtgttctgtatcaataaagaagaggttaaaggggacCGCTACTTACCTCTGatccctgaattaaccccttcacagagGCAGCCAGCACTACTACCAGTaggtaccagcaccagcaggtttgcaacCACCTGGGGAGTTGTGGGTGGacggagagttaactgattaaagAGGAAAATCTAACCTtcttatatgtccctattgcacaggagacaaagAGGAGGAAAacttgtctcttaccttcctcttcggcccctttcccatgctgttagtcgtgtgctccacagtccagtaagaccgttaggagcactgcccacccccaccctcatagCGACAATCTGCCGCCGGTCAGCTTGCCCCTTTTCTATTGATATTGAATGCAGCGGGCTTCATGGGGTGCTCCCAACAGTCCCACTGGACCGCAGAGCACATGACTAACAGGAAAGGTGCCGAAGAGGAGACATACTTTCCTTCTCAGCGTTTCCTGTGCAATTGGGACATATCGACTATAGTCTCTATTTCCCCTTCCCCTTTAAACAGTTAACTcttccctccacacacaacttcccgggtggctgcaaacctgctggtgctggtacctACTGGTACTGGTTCCTGCTGcctcagtgaaggggttaattcagggatCAGAGGTAAGTAGTGGTTGATTCAGGGGATCAGAGGTAATTCAGGGATCAGAGGTAAGTAGCGGCCGTACACTATCCAGCACCATGGGtagaaaagatgtgatcagcccagGATAGGGcgttttcccgctcctcggctgatcgctgtcacttttaaatGAAACGATTCGGCCAAAGGAATGTATCTAGCAAAACTACTGACCGATAATCGACCTGTGTATAAGGTCCCTAAATTAttgctgcaggtcctgtatatgtGAATGGCGGTGACCCCTCTAAGCAGCCATTGGCCTAACAAGCATTTCCTTTGTGTCATCTACAGgggagaatatttttttttattactaagcCTGACTGACGccactaaaaatatatattttctctgCACAATCCCTTTATGTGGTTATTTGCGCCAGTCATATTAAACCCTAAAAATTCTTATACCTTAGTTGTTTTTCTATCTTAAAGTGAATTTTACACAGTAACGTCagcagagatttatcaaaccttaaGCAAATAACAGTAGGACGGTTTtccatagcaacctatcagatcaCTTCTTTCACCTTTGAGAGTTtaagggaaaaaataataataataaaaaaataattaataataataaataaaaaattattattattattattattaataataataataataataataataataataataataataataataataataataatgataataagtgGAGTGatcaggttgctatgggcaactccTCTACTGTTTGACGAATCTGCGAGTGCTAACTCCTCCCTCTTTTCCTCTCCTTGCCGATGGTCACATGATCTCCTAGCTCAGCGCTTGCGCATTGGAGCGGGATAATAAAGCGCAGCACTCGGCGATCTGCTAGTGCTGCCTGCGCTCTGTTTTGTCCAGCGTTTCTTCCGGTCACATGACACACACAGGCTGTCACATGAATCGGCCTGTCATCAGGAGTCTCAAGATGGCGAGTCATCTGTCCTGCGGCCGGGTGAACCTGAACGTGTTGCGGGAGGCGATGCGGATCGAGCTGCGGGAGTTCCTGGATAAATGTGCGGGGAGTAAGGTGAGGCCGGGGTCTGCTTCATTCTGCTGCTGCCCTCAGATGCAGTCTATGTCCGGATGTTGTTATACAGAGGGGGCGAGTAGTTTACATATAGTCTCTGAGTGTAGTATTGGCTGAATGCTGTGCAGTAATGGTATAGAccagtgtccccccatatagtgcagtaatggtatagaccagtgtccccccatatagtgcagtaatggtatagaccagtgtccccccatatagtgcagtaatggtatagaccagtgccccccatataatacagtaatggtatagaccagtgtccccccatatagtacagtaatggtatagaccagtgtccccccatatagtgcagtaatggtatagaccagtgtccccccatatagtgcagtaATGGTATAGACCAgcccacccccatatagtgcagtaatggtatagaccagtgccccccatatagtgcagtaatggtatagaccagtgtccccccatatagtacagtaatggtatagaccagcccccccccccatatagtgcagtaATGGTAtagaccagcccccccccccatatagtgcagtaATGGAATAGACCAGTGCCCCCCATGTAGTGCAGTAATGGTATAGaccagccccccccatatagtacagtaatggtatagaccagtgccccccatatagtgcagtaatggtatagaccagtgccccccatatagtgcagtaatggtatagaccagtgccccccatatagtgcagtaatggtatagaccagtgcccccatatagtgcagtaatggtatagaccagtgcccccatatagtgcagtaatggtatagaccagtgccccccatatagtgcagtaatggtatagaccagtgccccccatatagtgcagtaatggtatagaccagtgccccccatatagtgcagtaatggtatagaccagtgccccccatatagtgcagtaatggtatagaccagtgccccccatatagtgcagtaatggtatagaccagtgccccccatatagtgcagtaATGGTATAGACCAGTACCCCCCCTTCATATAGTGCAGTAATGGTATAGACCAGTGCCCCCTTCCCCAATATAGTGCAGTAATGGTATAGACCAGTACCCCCCCTTCATATAGTGCAGTAATGGTATAGACCAGTGCCCCCTTCCCCAATATAGTGCAGTAATGGTATAGAccagtgtccccccatatagtgcagtaatggtatagaccagtgcccccatatagtgcagtaatggtatagaccagtgtccccccatatagtgcagtaATGGTATAGACCAGTGCCCCCTTCCCCAATATAGTGCAGTAATGGTATAGAccagtgtccccccatatagtgcagtaatggtatagaccagtgtccccccatatagtgcagtaATGGTATCGAccagtgtccccccatatagtgcagtaatggtatagaccagtgtccccccatatagtgcagtaATGGTATAGACTAGGGCCCCTCCATATAGTGCAGTAATGGTATAGACCAGTGGCCCCCCCATGAGATTTGGGGATTGTAATGAATATGACATTTTTGAAACATTACCTCCCTTCCCCGTATTGCTGACTACATACTGCCATACTATAAAGCATAGAGACACCCATGTGAGTGGTCTGTATAGTGTAACCGTGTGACTGATCAGGCTCCTTGTCTCCCCCGCAGGCCATTGTATAGTGTAACAGTGACTGATCAGGCTCCTTGTCTCCCCCGCAGGCCATTGTATAGTGTAACAGTGTGACTGATCAGGCTCCTTGTCTCCCCTGCAGGCCATTGTATGGGATGAGTATCTGACCGGCCCGTTTGGATTGATCGCACAGTACTCGCTCCTGAAGGTAATGTACACCGGTCGCTGTATTACAGGGAGTCCTGCTCCTTGCTCAGGTTTCTGACACCTGGCTGTCACATTTCTTTTTTAGGAACATGAAGTGGAGAAAATGTTCACCCTTAAGGCAGGACCCCTCCCCTCCTCCGATGTGAAGAACATCATCTTCTTTGTCAGACCCAAACTGGAACTAATGGACATTATTGCTGAGAACATTCGCAGGTATTCTTTATACTTGATAGATACATTGTTTATGTTATGTGCCATATTcagagggcccccccccctctgcctgtAAGAGGGCCCCCCCCCACTCTTGCCTGtaagaggcgcccccccccccccctcttgcctGTAAGAGGCGCCCCCCCCTCTTGCCTGtaagaggcgccccccccccccccccctcttgcctGTAAGATtgcctggagatttttaaatagaagtaaattacaaatcaatataatacCTGCTGCAGGTGTCTGTCATTTGATCTCCCGTCTCGTGAACTGGTGTATTTTTCTCTTTAAGGGAAGATAAGGGCCGTTTTATGCCCCGGGATTTCCATATCCTGTTTGTGCCTCGACGCAGCTTGCTGTGTGAGCAGAGGCTGAAGGAGCTGGGCGTGCTCGGCACTTTCTTTCATCGTGAAGAATACCGACTAAACCTCATCCCTTTTGATGGAGATCTGTTGTCTATGGAATCTGAGAACGCTTTCAAGGTATTGTTAGATCTGTCATGTGTGTCCTGGGCCATCATTATCTAACTGGCCCTGTAGACAGTCACCCCTTATGCTGAGATCTCCTGTACTGCCTGTACGGAacctttgcaaaactacaactcccatcatgcctgggtgatgagagctaaagctttggctgtccaggcatgctgggagttgtagttttgcagcagctggagggctgaaggttccccattcctgtatTAGAATGGAGGCAGTCAGTGATATACAGGCATGGATGGTTCGGGGATTCCCATTAGTGCAGTCAGATTGATGTTGGATCTCTGGGCTCCTGGATCTGCAAACATCTATGGAAAGCTGCTTCAGGGATATTTGTATCTTGGTTATTACTTTAGCAATTGCCCCCATGTtcttaaagaagtccggcgaaaatgtttattaaaatatattattacccttcaaaagttatgcaaagccccaatatacacttattacgggtaatacttataaagggctttttccctgcacttactacggcatcaaggcttcacttcctggataaaatgatgatgtcacttcctggataacatggtgatgtcacttcctggataacatggtgatgtcacgacccgactcccagagctgtgcgggctgtggctgctggagaggatgacggcagggggacattgagggacacagggcactggagggacactgagcatccccctgccgtcatcctctccagcagccacagcccgcacagctctgggagtcgggtcgtgacatcaccatgttatccaggaagtgacctcgccatgttatccaggaagtgacgtccccgtgttatccaggaagtggcgtccccgtgttatccaggaagtggcgtccccgtgttatccaggaaatggcgtccccgtgttatccaggaagtggcgtccccgtgttatccaggaagtggcgtccccgtgttatccaggaagtggcttccccgtgttatccaggaagtggcgtccccgtgttatccaggaagtgacatcaccatgttatccaaaaagcactttttaagcatttcccgtaataagtctatttTGGGGATTTCTGTAAAATTTcgggtgcaatacaatactttaataaaaattttcgctggacttctcctttaacttacataatgctaagttgtttttttttgttttttttttcccccctaacaGGAATGCTACTTGGAGAATGACCAGACAACACTGTATCATGCAGCTAAGGGACTTACCACCCTGCAGGCCTTGTATGGGACTATTCCACAGATCTGTGGGAAAGGAGAGTGTGCGAGGGTAGGTATAGAGGACACCGTCCTGTacaacccgggggggggggggggggggagtaagtaGTTCCCTCTGGagcagacagctctgtacattgtaACATTGTATAATGGCTGAGCTGGTTTACTGCAGATCCGCTTCACTGGGAACTGAACTGCAGTATCTTGGCACAATGTACAGGGCTGTCTGTTTaatttaggtcccattcacaggtacaggatctgcagcaggtttgacACTGTGATCCATTGttcagttacattgatatctgcagcagatcctgtatgtgtgagtgCTGAGGATAAACCATCAGTAGAGAAAACAAAAGTTGCCAAGCTGCCacagctgttcttaacagcatttagtgacttgcttcacagcaagactcatggacataaacgacaatagacagactctgtccccttgtgagacattactgagcgcgctctgtgacctgtgaagaggtcattccacagggagctgctattgcctcctctatctactggtgtcacctgacgctgcaatgctgtacagatcactttacagcagcctcctcttatcaccacagacacaacaggaagtctcagcttagtattggccccagtggtgagaatgagattATTTTACAACgtagaaagaaaaatggaaaattagaaaaatttgttaaaaaatatgtgtaacataaaaatatttaaacagtAAGTTATTTTCCTGATGAGACATTCCCTCTAAGGTTTGCCAGGTAGGAAAGTCCTCGGGGGATTTTATTCTCTAGTAGCAAATTGCTTCTTgctaaataaaattgactttttgtgtgtttttttttttttttttttttttttttttttttaataattgcggTACTATTTATATAACTGTGGGTTTTGCTTCCAGCATGTGGCCAATATGATGATCAGGATGAAGCGAGAGCTGGGAGGAAGCAACAACCAGATAACTCCAGTGTTTGACACCCTTCTGTTGTTGGATCGCAATGTCGACTTGCTGACACCACTTGCAACCCAGCTCACTTATGAAGGACTCATCGATGAAATCTACGGGATTCAGAATAGTAAGTGTGGATCATTCATTTTGTGTGAATTACACTGTAGACAGCCATAGAGATGTCttctctgtctccttcccccagttctgagtctgatacgttctgctgaagacacagaaaacagtgtgtgctttgccccccccccccccccccccccccccagtaaacaTTGTCCCTGGTTGTCTTTCTCTGCACTCCATAATGCCCAGAGAGTTAAtataaggtcaagttgctaatgacctcactgtgattgaccctcctggcattacataTTGCAGAAATATCTGGCCAGGGAGCTGTTTACATGAACTGAAGGCAGGAGGAGATTGAGAACAGCTAACATTCgtttttttgtgtcttaagcaaaaagtagcagctgagaactgggtgaaggagactgaaaaggtaatgagtgacacaaattgttagtctccatgaggggagatgattcaacatgtattttacctgagcggaatacccctttaattgatatGTTTCCTCTAGGGTTGTGCACACATGAAGCCAATGAAAGTAGATCCGGTAATTTGTGTTAGTATAGTAATTTCCATTATAACGTCTCCTTCATATAATCACACCAGGCAATGTGAAACTTCCCCCGGAAAAATTTGCCCCCAAGAAACAGGGTGAGAGTGGGAAGGAGCTCCCCACAGAACCCAAGAAGCTGCTGCTGAATTCTGCTGAGGAGTTATATGCCGAGATCAGGGACAAGAACTTCAACGCCGTGGGCACAGTACTGAGTAAGAAGGCCAAAATTATATCGGCAGCTTTTGAGGTAAAGTAGCACCGAGGCTTTTATCCAACAACAAATTGTATCTAAAAGtttataaatcaactggtatcagaaatctatacagatt includes:
- the LOC138786400 gene encoding hydroxycarboxylic acid receptor 3-like; amino-acid sequence: MNSSCCILEEPSLDVILPPILLLEFIFGVVGNFFGLWMVFQEKKPLKPNSLYILSLTLADFVVLLCVLLRADYYIRKKNWIYGDIPCRLLLYIISAARAAGMVFLSLIALTRYCRILFPFHKANTITVKQATAISITLWVSMFTLHSYVLTQPHLFYLNNAIQCESFSICPRSSIAWHDVFFISLTSLSLLTISFCTIRIAFHLKENTIDTNGKVGRAMRFLVLVAAIFFLCYLPGASVRVAIWALKSMKYEDCAYFRQSNLAFYYAIALTYLYSVLNPILYYFSSPSSHKLLPWMCKENMFGESEAP
- the VPS33A gene encoding vacuolar protein sorting-associated protein 33A, giving the protein MTHTGCHMNRPVIRSLKMASHLSCGRVNLNVLREAMRIELREFLDKCAGSKAIVWDEYLTGPFGLIAQYSLLKEHEVEKMFTLKAGPLPSSDVKNIIFFVRPKLELMDIIAENIRREDKGRFMPRDFHILFVPRRSLLCEQRLKELGVLGTFFHREEYRLNLIPFDGDLLSMESENAFKECYLENDQTTLYHAAKGLTTLQALYGTIPQICGKGECARHVANMMIRMKRELGGSNNQITPVFDTLLLLDRNVDLLTPLATQLTYEGLIDEIYGIQNSNVKLPPEKFAPKKQGESGKELPTEPKKLLLNSAEELYAEIRDKNFNAVGTVLSKKAKIISAAFEGRHNAKTVGEIKQFVSQLPHMQAERASLANHTSIAELVKDITTSEAFFDNLTVEQEFMSGFDTDKINPYIEDCIAKKDPLIKILRLVCLQSVCNTGLKQKVLDFYKKEILQTYGYEHILTLHNLEKAGLLKAQSGSRNNYPTIRKTLRLWMDDVNEQNPNDISYVYSGYAPLSVRLAQVLVRPGWRSIEEVLKLLPGPQFEERQSLPAGLMKKRQQGENKVMLIFFLGGVTFAEIAALRFLSQLEDGGTEYIIATTKLINGTTWIKSMMEKLEPPPF